From one Brevundimonas sp. PAMC22021 genomic stretch:
- a CDS encoding DUF599 domain-containing protein, translated as MTFLDGAALALFFLCWLGYGPLLGLIGRKGGSLNDDMLHVRRVWMQTMGRREMRLVDSQLMGHSINSASFFASTNLLLIAAVAGILFGGESRLQGFAAVGAEDVPLRLLEGKLALVLICLARGFLDFIWALRQLNYTLALIGAAPEDDRENIAFGEAAANLINPALASFSQGVRGYYFALAAAAWLFGPLWLGAGVFSAFALLLWRQEASPAARAIRAARRLLE; from the coding sequence ATGACCTTTCTGGACGGGGCCGCCCTGGCCCTCTTCTTTCTGTGCTGGCTCGGCTACGGCCCGCTGCTTGGCTTGATCGGCCGCAAGGGCGGGTCGCTGAACGACGACATGCTGCATGTGCGCCGCGTCTGGATGCAGACCATGGGGCGCCGCGAGATGCGTCTGGTGGACAGCCAGCTGATGGGCCATTCCATCAACTCGGCCTCGTTTTTCGCCTCCACCAACCTGCTGCTGATCGCCGCCGTCGCCGGCATTCTGTTTGGAGGCGAAAGCCGGCTGCAGGGCTTCGCCGCCGTCGGGGCCGAGGACGTGCCGCTGCGCCTTCTGGAGGGCAAGCTGGCCCTGGTGCTGATCTGCCTGGCGCGCGGGTTCCTGGATTTCATCTGGGCGCTGCGTCAGCTGAACTACACCCTGGCCCTGATCGGCGCGGCGCCCGAGGACGACCGGGAAAACATCGCCTTCGGCGAAGCGGCCGCCAATCTCATCAATCCGGCGCTGGCGTCGTTCAGCCAGGGCGTGCGCGGCTATTATTTCGCCCTGGCGGCGGCGGCCTGGCTGTTCGGACCCCTGTGGCTGGGGGCGGGCGTGTTCTCCGCATTTGCGCTTCTGCTGTGGCGCCAGGAAGCCTCGCCCGCCGCCCGCGCCATTCGCGCGGCGCGCCGCCTGCTGGAGTAG
- a CDS encoding N-formylglutamate amidohydrolase, whose amino-acid sequence MSPLGEVFRISRPPPGAASIPLVFASPHSGDVYPPCPAAADVPVSSLRSAEDAMMHRLIDAGPTHGAVLIAAGVGRSFVDLNRDPDELDPLAVEGARAEPVSPRVRAGYGVIPRLSGDGLALHRRRLTREEAQVRLDGVHRPYHAAIADLMQQAKTRHGRAVLIDWHSMPSRAGDMDVVLGTRHGAACGSALSQHLRKLMEAQGWRVSLNHPYAGGYSTQKWGRPDEGFEAVQIEINRRLYLNEDTLEASPGYGALANALSRIIAELCGSYR is encoded by the coding sequence ATGAGCCCCCTTGGAGAGGTTTTTCGCATCAGCCGCCCGCCGCCCGGCGCGGCCTCGATCCCGCTGGTGTTCGCATCTCCACATTCGGGCGACGTCTATCCGCCCTGTCCGGCCGCGGCCGATGTGCCTGTGTCGAGCCTGCGAAGCGCGGAGGATGCGATGATGCACCGGCTGATCGACGCGGGTCCGACCCACGGCGCGGTGCTGATCGCCGCCGGCGTCGGCCGGTCCTTTGTGGACCTGAACCGCGATCCGGACGAGCTCGATCCCTTGGCGGTGGAGGGTGCGCGGGCGGAGCCCGTGTCCCCACGTGTGCGCGCCGGCTATGGCGTCATTCCCCGGCTGAGCGGCGACGGTCTGGCCCTGCATCGACGACGGCTGACGCGGGAGGAGGCGCAGGTGCGGCTGGACGGCGTGCACCGGCCCTATCACGCCGCCATCGCCGACCTGATGCAGCAGGCGAAGACGCGACATGGTCGAGCGGTCCTGATCGACTGGCATTCCATGCCCAGTCGCGCCGGCGACATGGACGTGGTGCTGGGCACGCGGCACGGCGCCGCCTGCGGATCGGCGCTCAGCCAACATCTGCGTAAGCTGATGGAGGCGCAGGGCTGGCGGGTGTCGCTGAACCACCCCTATGCAGGCGGTTACTCGACCCAGAAATGGGGACGCCCCGACGAGGGGTTCGAGGCGGTGCAGATCGAGATCAACCGTCGGCTCTACCTAAACGAGGACACTCTGGAGGCGTCGCCCGGCTATGGCGCGCTTGCAAACGCCTTGTCGCGGATCATCGCGGAGCTCTGCGGATCCTACCGCTGA